From a single Deltaproteobacteria bacterium genomic region:
- a CDS encoding metallophosphoesterase family protein gives MIITYIVDIHGNAEPINELGEVLSNSDLVIIGGDLTQFGGEKDAEEIIELIKTYNGEILAVTGNCDTKEIDDYLFARNMNLHGQSVKLDGLSVIGAGGSLPCPTKTPNEYSEEELTDILEKSVWDSDTGVPVILVSHQPPLNTSSDKLSSGVHVGSSSVREFIEKIQPLVCFTGHIHEAPGIDEIGATKIVNPGPLGTRSYAYLDVTDKINTLEIRKF, from the coding sequence ATGATTATAACATACATAGTGGATATTCACGGCAATGCTGAACCTATCAACGAGTTGGGCGAAGTGCTTTCAAACTCGGATCTCGTAATCATCGGAGGAGACCTGACGCAATTCGGAGGCGAGAAAGACGCAGAGGAGATCATAGAATTAATAAAGACCTATAACGGGGAAATTCTGGCGGTTACCGGGAACTGTGATACGAAGGAAATAGACGATTACCTGTTCGCACGGAATATGAATCTACACGGGCAGAGCGTGAAGCTCGACGGTTTATCTGTCATAGGGGCGGGCGGGTCGCTCCCCTGTCCGACCAAGACACCCAATGAGTATTCCGAAGAGGAACTGACCGATATTCTCGAGAAATCCGTCTGGGATTCCGATACGGGCGTTCCCGTGATTCTAGTTTCACACCAGCCGCCTCTGAACACGTCCAGCGACAAACTTTCAAGCGGAGTCCACGTAGGGAGCTCAAGCGTAAGGGAATTCATCGAAAAAATACAGCCTCTCGTATGTTTTACCGGCCATATACACGAGGCGCCGGGAATTGACGAGATCGGGGCTACAAAAATAGTGAACCCGGGGCCTCTGGGTACGCGCTCGTACGCATATCTGGACGTTACGGATAAAATAAACACACTGGAGATAAGAAAATTCTGA
- a CDS encoding diadenylate cyclase, which produces MDLEKRIEAHRRLLSDICCPERKVNIDTLERVLRLAMEIAREGREGKKIGTMFVVSDTKETLRNSRPLILDPLYGHPDSKKKIDDPNMRETVKELAQLDGAFIVSDEGVVISACRYINATTRGISLPLGLGSRHVAAASITKKTNAVAVVVSESSMVRVFDNGEIIGEFIPEVWMLRQYTSELRESFEAKSEEEISVVGTS; this is translated from the coding sequence ATGGACCTGGAAAAAAGAATTGAAGCCCACAGAAGGCTGCTCTCGGATATTTGCTGCCCGGAGCGCAAGGTTAATATAGACACGCTTGAAAGGGTTCTGAGGCTGGCGATGGAAATTGCACGCGAGGGAAGGGAGGGGAAGAAGATCGGGACTATGTTCGTTGTCTCCGATACCAAGGAGACTCTCCGAAATTCCCGCCCCCTTATACTGGACCCGCTTTACGGGCATCCCGACAGCAAAAAGAAGATCGATGACCCGAATATGAGGGAGACGGTGAAGGAACTGGCGCAGCTCGACGGCGCGTTCATAGTGTCCGACGAGGGAGTGGTGATTTCTGCGTGCAGGTATATCAACGCCACCACAAGGGGAATCAGTCTTCCCCTCGGGCTCGGCAGCAGGCACGTGGCGGCGGCGTCAATTACGAAAAAGACAAACGCGGTCGCGGTTGTGGTGTCCGAAAGCTCGATGGTAAGGGTATTCGATAACGGCGAGATAATTGGGGAGTTTATCCCTGAAGTCTGGATGCTGAGACAATATACCTCGGAGCTGCGGGAGTCTTTTGAAGCCAAGTCCGAAGAAGAAATCTCAGTCGTAGGTACCAGTTAA
- a CDS encoding FAD-containing oxidoreductase has protein sequence MAKNYDAIIIGTGQAGPPLAERFSQAGMKVAILERKLFGGTCVNTGCIPTKTLVASARAAHVARTASKYGVTIEGEVKTDMKKVKERKDAVAGSSNKGVEEWVKGMKNVTVYEGHGRFESPRTVSVNGELLEADKIFINVGGRARVPAMEQDVPYFTNTGMMGVDFLPEHLLIIGGSYIGLEFGQMYRRFGSEVTIIEKGPRLIGHEDEDVSDAVKEIMEKEGINIRLDAHCINAGKHPEGVEVIVDCESGDRNVSGTHLLWAVGRIPNTGDLGLENAGVETDERGYIKVDDQLRTNVEGIWALGDCNGEGAFTHTSYNDFEIAAANILDNDPRRVSDRIMTYALFVDPPLGRAGMTESQVRKSGRKALVGKRMMTRVSRAVEKGETDGFMKIVVDADTDEILGAAILGVEGDEVIHSILDVMYAKQPYTVIKRAMHIHPTVSELIPTMLGELKPLE, from the coding sequence ATGGCGAAGAATTATGACGCGATAATAATAGGCACCGGGCAGGCGGGTCCCCCGCTTGCGGAGCGCTTCTCTCAGGCGGGAATGAAGGTGGCAATACTGGAGAGAAAACTCTTCGGAGGCACCTGCGTGAACACAGGCTGCATTCCCACGAAGACTCTCGTCGCAAGCGCGAGGGCCGCTCATGTCGCCAGGACCGCCTCGAAATACGGGGTAACGATAGAGGGCGAAGTTAAGACGGATATGAAGAAGGTAAAGGAGAGAAAGGACGCGGTGGCGGGAAGCTCGAACAAGGGAGTCGAGGAGTGGGTAAAGGGGATGAAGAACGTTACAGTCTATGAAGGCCACGGCCGGTTCGAATCGCCGAGGACGGTTAGCGTTAACGGGGAACTGCTGGAAGCGGATAAAATTTTTATAAACGTCGGGGGTAGGGCGCGTGTCCCCGCCATGGAGCAGGATGTCCCCTATTTTACGAATACAGGGATGATGGGAGTCGATTTTCTGCCGGAGCACCTGCTTATAATCGGAGGCAGCTATATCGGGCTTGAGTTCGGACAGATGTACAGGAGGTTCGGGAGCGAGGTCACGATAATAGAGAAGGGACCGAGACTCATAGGGCACGAGGACGAGGACGTCTCGGACGCCGTAAAGGAGATTATGGAGAAAGAAGGGATCAACATCAGGCTGGATGCCCACTGTATTAACGCCGGGAAACATCCCGAAGGCGTTGAGGTTATAGTTGACTGCGAGAGCGGGGACAGAAATGTTTCAGGGACTCACCTCCTGTGGGCGGTCGGGCGAATTCCGAATACGGGCGACCTGGGGCTTGAAAACGCCGGGGTCGAGACGGACGAAAGGGGGTACATCAAGGTGGACGACCAGTTGAGAACCAACGTCGAGGGAATATGGGCTCTCGGCGACTGTAACGGAGAGGGCGCGTTCACCCATACCTCATATAACGACTTCGAGATAGCGGCGGCGAATATTCTGGACAATGACCCGAGACGAGTTAGCGACAGGATAATGACCTATGCCCTCTTCGTAGACCCTCCCCTCGGGAGGGCGGGAATGACCGAGAGCCAGGTCAGAAAATCGGGCAGAAAAGCCCTCGTGGGAAAGAGAATGATGACCCGTGTGTCGAGGGCAGTGGAAAAGGGGGAGACGGACGGTTTCATGAAAATCGTCGTTGACGCTGATACGGACGAAATACTGGGCGCCGCAATACTGGGAGTCGAGGGCGACGAGGTGATACACTCGATACTGGACGTTATGTACGCGAAACAGCCCTACACCGTAATCAAGAGGGCTATGCATATTCACCCCACAGTGTCTGAGCTTATTCCCACAATGCTTGGGGAGTTGAAACCGCTTGAGTAG
- a CDS encoding thiamine pyrophosphate-binding protein produces the protein MSGTNQVSIGSYLASRLEEAGVRHYFAVPGDYNLALLDELLKNPRLKMIGCCNELNAGYAADGYARANGIAAQVVTFSVGGLSALNAIAGAYAEDLPVILISGGPNTNSEVENQLLHHTTGEVHYGYQRDIFSHVTASSVIIKHLDDAPYLIDRAIKTCIAERKPVYIEIPCNVAGLKIPPPEYKSFNEERTGDPDVLAEAVNKTVELLGPVPKPVLVAGARLKTHGGVDAFRKLMDASDYAVASMADAKGVVPEDHPNYIGTYWGPVSSTGTNEIVESANMYLFAGPRFTDYTTCGFSALIDQKKLIQAGPNFVKVPGFTYNGVMLGEYLEQLAGKIKPNNASLQAFNRVRRDFAPEPALKKNAPVTTRRLFAQVQEMLDADKTVIAETGDSWFNTMKLDLPPGCGFEIQMQYGSIGWSVGATLGCALGSPEGKRVVSFVGDGSFQLTAQEISTIIRYGLNPIIFLINNGGYTIEVEIHDGPYNNIKNWDYAGLVDVFNAGEGNGWSARVKTEGELADAIKHASSHDGFCLIEVIIDRDDCSKELLEWGSRVSSNNGRPPRVL, from the coding sequence ATGAGCGGAACTAATCAGGTGTCGATCGGGTCGTACCTGGCCTCTAGGCTCGAGGAAGCAGGTGTGCGCCACTACTTTGCAGTGCCGGGTGATTATAACCTGGCTCTGTTGGACGAGCTCTTAAAGAACCCGCGTCTCAAAATGATAGGCTGCTGTAACGAGCTCAACGCCGGCTACGCCGCGGACGGGTACGCGAGGGCCAACGGTATCGCGGCTCAGGTGGTCACTTTTTCCGTAGGGGGTCTGAGCGCGCTTAACGCGATTGCGGGGGCTTATGCGGAGGACCTGCCGGTGATATTAATCTCGGGCGGCCCCAATACGAATTCTGAAGTAGAGAACCAGCTTCTCCACCATACGACCGGAGAGGTCCATTACGGCTATCAGAGGGATATTTTCTCTCACGTAACTGCCTCGTCCGTAATAATCAAGCACCTGGACGATGCGCCCTATCTGATAGACAGGGCTATCAAGACCTGCATCGCGGAGCGTAAGCCCGTATATATAGAGATACCGTGCAACGTCGCCGGTTTAAAAATACCCCCGCCTGAGTACAAGAGTTTTAACGAAGAGAGAACAGGAGACCCCGATGTGCTGGCCGAGGCGGTAAATAAGACCGTGGAATTACTCGGCCCGGTCCCCAAGCCGGTTCTCGTGGCCGGGGCCAGGCTCAAGACGCACGGCGGGGTCGACGCGTTCAGGAAGCTTATGGACGCCTCCGATTATGCCGTTGCCTCCATGGCTGACGCGAAGGGCGTTGTCCCCGAGGATCACCCCAACTATATCGGCACCTACTGGGGACCGGTGAGCAGTACGGGGACGAACGAGATAGTGGAGTCGGCGAATATGTATCTCTTCGCGGGCCCCAGATTTACGGATTATACGACTTGCGGTTTTTCGGCGCTCATAGATCAAAAAAAGCTTATCCAGGCAGGGCCCAATTTCGTCAAGGTCCCCGGCTTCACGTACAACGGCGTCATGCTGGGGGAATATCTCGAACAACTGGCCGGGAAGATAAAGCCCAACAACGCCTCCCTTCAGGCATTTAACCGCGTACGCCGGGACTTCGCGCCCGAGCCTGCCTTGAAGAAGAACGCTCCCGTTACCACGAGACGGCTGTTCGCGCAGGTGCAGGAGATGCTGGACGCCGACAAGACCGTAATAGCCGAGACGGGAGATTCATGGTTTAACACGATGAAGCTCGATCTTCCCCCGGGGTGCGGCTTCGAGATACAGATGCAGTACGGCTCGATAGGATGGTCCGTAGGGGCTACTCTCGGCTGCGCGCTAGGGAGCCCCGAGGGAAAACGGGTCGTCTCTTTTGTGGGTGACGGCTCTTTTCAGCTCACCGCGCAGGAAATTTCGACAATAATACGCTACGGACTGAATCCGATTATATTTCTCATTAACAACGGCGGATACACGATAGAGGTCGAGATACACGACGGCCCCTATAACAATATCAAGAACTGGGACTATGCCGGGCTCGTCGATGTATTCAACGCCGGTGAGGGTAACGGATGGTCCGCGAGGGTAAAGACTGAGGGCGAGCTTGCGGACGCCATCAAGCACGCCTCATCTCACGACGGGTTTTGCCTGATAGAGGTTATTATAGACCGGGACGACTGCAGCAAGGAGCTTTTAGAGTGGGGAAGCAGGGTCTCGTCAAACAACGGCCGCCCCCCGAGGGTTTTGTAG
- a CDS encoding SDR family oxidoreductase, with protein sequence MLGKVALITGGARGIGREIAYALADRGWSVAVCYRTSEKDAEYTAGEIERRGGRGLHHKCDVSDPQAAEGLIKKVEKEWGRIDALINCAGPYHRVNLLKETVEGWNDMFDNNLHPVFYLSRAVSEGMIERGRGRIINFGMANADRMNAQTEITAHYIAKAGVLILTRSLARLLAPHGITVNAISPGFIDSGSAPGEELQSMVKRIPAGYVGTTGDAVGTALFLLSEEARYVNGTNIHLSGGWGL encoded by the coding sequence ATGCTTGGAAAAGTCGCCTTAATTACAGGGGGGGCGAGAGGCATAGGCAGGGAAATAGCCTACGCCCTCGCTGACAGGGGATGGTCGGTCGCCGTTTGCTACAGGACCAGCGAGAAGGACGCAGAATACACGGCAGGGGAAATAGAAAGGCGCGGGGGCAGAGGGCTTCATCACAAGTGCGACGTATCCGACCCCCAGGCAGCGGAGGGTCTTATAAAAAAAGTAGAGAAGGAATGGGGCAGGATAGACGCGCTCATTAACTGCGCCGGGCCCTATCACCGTGTAAATCTCTTAAAAGAAACAGTCGAGGGGTGGAACGATATGTTCGACAATAACCTCCATCCGGTCTTTTATCTGAGCCGCGCCGTGTCAGAAGGCATGATCGAGCGGGGCCGGGGAAGGATTATAAACTTCGGCATGGCGAACGCGGACAGGATGAACGCACAGACCGAGATAACCGCCCATTACATCGCAAAAGCCGGGGTCCTGATACTGACCCGCTCCCTCGCCCGCCTTCTTGCCCCTCACGGTATTACCGTGAACGCGATTTCCCCCGGTTTTATAGATTCGGGAAGCGCCCCAGGAGAGGAGCTTCAAAGTATGGTAAAGAGAATACCGGCGGGTTATGTGGGAACTACTGGCGACGCCGTCGGGACGGCTTTATTCCTGCTCTCGGAAGAGGCGAGGTACGTAAACGGGACGAATATTCACCTGAGCGGCGGCTGGGGGCTATAG
- a CDS encoding M42 family peptidase, protein MELLKSLCEAPGLPGSEEPVKKIISKTFSEFTDEITEDALGNIIAHIPGKGPRLVVDAHTDEVGFMVNHIDEKGFLRVTPLGGIDPRVFYAQRITVWGKRPLTGIVAAIPPHISRDTNNKEVPEVEDCVVDLGLSADKVKGLVKVGDVASFCYPFEETEDAVLSKALDDRVALFVMIEAIRKKPKLGCDLYLTATVQEEVGLRGARVIVPVYEPDFAIALEGTVAMDVPGIPDYKTLANTEKGPEIRLSDRFLVAHRPFSQFIMDTAKSKSIPYQVTVKKAGSTNATAMQVTGKGSRAAAVSVPVRYLHSPSNLAYKSDIRHTINLVFSVIENIKNFGKK, encoded by the coding sequence ATGGAACTTCTAAAATCGCTCTGCGAAGCCCCCGGTCTTCCGGGCTCGGAAGAGCCGGTCAAGAAAATCATATCGAAAACATTCTCCGAGTTCACGGACGAAATTACTGAGGATGCTCTAGGCAACATAATAGCGCACATCCCCGGCAAAGGGCCCAGGCTCGTCGTAGACGCCCACACGGACGAAGTTGGGTTTATGGTCAATCATATAGACGAGAAGGGATTTTTGCGCGTAACGCCGCTCGGCGGAATAGACCCGAGGGTTTTCTACGCGCAGAGGATTACCGTTTGGGGCAAGAGGCCGCTTACGGGAATCGTCGCCGCCATACCGCCCCACATAAGCCGCGACACCAACAACAAGGAAGTTCCCGAAGTGGAGGACTGCGTCGTTGACCTGGGGTTATCGGCGGATAAGGTAAAGGGGCTTGTAAAGGTCGGGGATGTAGCCTCGTTTTGTTATCCGTTCGAGGAGACCGAGGACGCGGTGCTATCCAAAGCCCTTGACGACAGGGTCGCGCTTTTTGTTATGATTGAAGCTATCAGGAAAAAACCTAAACTCGGCTGCGACCTCTATCTCACAGCTACAGTTCAGGAGGAGGTTGGCCTCAGAGGAGCGAGGGTAATAGTTCCCGTGTACGAGCCCGATTTTGCGATCGCCCTTGAGGGCACTGTCGCGATGGACGTCCCGGGCATTCCGGACTATAAAACTCTCGCTAACACGGAAAAGGGCCCTGAAATCAGGCTCTCGGACAGATTCCTGGTCGCTCACAGGCCTTTCAGCCAGTTCATTATGGACACCGCCAAGAGTAAAAGTATACCCTATCAGGTGACCGTAAAGAAAGCGGGAAGCACAAACGCCACCGCCATGCAGGTAACGGGCAAGGGCAGCCGCGCCGCAGCGGTTTCCGTTCCCGTAAGATACCTTCACAGCCCGAGTAACCTAGCCTATAAATCGGATATTCGGCATACTATCAACCTCGTTTTTTCCGTTATAGAGAATATTAAGAATTTTGGGAAGAAGTAA